A region from the Vicia villosa cultivar HV-30 ecotype Madison, WI linkage group LG3, Vvil1.0, whole genome shotgun sequence genome encodes:
- the LOC131661733 gene encoding large ribosomal subunit protein eL15y, with amino-acid sequence MGAYKYVSELWRKKQSDVMRFMSRVRCWEYRQQSSIVRLTRPTRPDKARRLGYKAKQGYVVYRIRVRRGGRKRPVPKGIVYGKPTNQGVTQLKFQRSKRSLAEERAGRKLGGLRVLNSYWVNEDSTFKYFEVILVDVAHTAIRNDPRINWLVNPVHKHRELRGLTSAGKENRGLRGKGHRNHKNRPSRRATWKKNNTVSLRRYR; translated from the exons ATGG GTGCCTACAAGTACGTTTCTGAGCTATGGCGCAAGAAGCAGTCCGATGTGATGAGGTTTATGAGCCGTGTGAGGTGCTGGGAGTACCGTCAGCAATCTTCCATTGTTCGTCTCACCAGGCCTACTCGTCCTGACAAGGCTCGCCGTTTGGGCTACAAGGCCAAACAG GGTTATGTTGTTTACCGTATTCGTGTCCGTAGAGGTGGTAGGAAGAGGCCAGTTCCCAAAGGTATTGTTTATGGTAAGCCAACCAACCAGGGAGTTACCCAATTGAAGTTTCAGAGAAGCAAGAGGTCACTTGCTGAGGAGCGTGCTGGACGCAAGCTTGGCGGTCTCAGGGTTCTCAACTCCTACTGGGTCAATGAG GATTCAACCTTCAAATATTTTGAGGTCATTTTGGTTGATGTTGCACACACTGCTATTAGAAATGACCCAAGAATCAACTGGCTCGTCAACCCTGTCCACAAGCATAGGGAACTTCGTGGTCTCACTTCTGCAGGAAAAGAAAACAGAGGTTTGAGGGGCAAGGGACACCGCAACCACAAGAACCGTCCTTCCCGCAGAGCAACCTGGAAGAAGAACAATACTGTTTCTCTTCGTCGTTACCGTTGA